The genomic interval AGAAGACCTGATATGACGTAAGGTCGGCACATCGTACTACCGCCTTATCCATTATAGTCTCCGGGGAACGGATGATGATCGCCGGCTCCCGATGACTGGTGTCGGATCGTAGTGGCGTCACTCCCCCATGAACCGAGGCACCGCTGTATACAACTCGACTACTGTGCAGGCTGTGTACCACATCCATGATGCAGAGGAGATTCTCCGCAGGAGGGCACGTGGTGGTCAGTTATGGGCAGAGAAGGGGAATAGCTGGTATTGCCCCTCTATCTCTGTCTGGATATGGAACATCGCGACAATTCAGCTCGAATCGAGGTGGAGACATGGGACCAGCTGGGCTGGAGCAGGAGAGACGAGGAATACTTTCCTGAGCCAGGTTCTATACCGAGGGCAGTTCTGAGAAGAATACCGTGGAAGATGTATGGTGTAATCGTGTGAAATCGCACGGCATCACCGTGCGAAACCGTGATCATTTCTTGCATCCCGTTCGAGTGCGGTCAGCTGTGCTTCTTTCACGCGGATCATTCCAACTGAGGCTGACGGCTGATGTCTCGACAGGCGATGAATCTCTTGCATCACGCTCTTGGCCCACCCCACGTCCCACAGCGGCGCACGTCGAACCCGGTGGGCCTCAAGAAGAGCTTGTTCCAATTTCCGGAGATGCTCATCGCCCGAGGTACTCATCGTGTCGGTACTTCCTCCATCAGGATTGTGCGCAGGAGCTCCGGGGGCCGATGCGCATGCACTCTGACGCTGATGACACTTCCGCGAGTGGGGAGGCTCTGTCCATGTCTTAAGACGGGGGTGCTGGTTGAAAGGTTACAGGTCTTTCTTCAGGAACATCAGACTTTTCCCGATGACCTCCATCAGCGAAGACCCGTGGTTGTAACCTTTTTATCGTCCACGCCGTCATATTATATGAGGTAGAGCAAAAGAGAGGCGTCGATGAGTAGAGAACACAAGGACGCTGGCTCTATCGCAGAGAAGGAGTGGGGTCGGAGGCCGGGATTTCACTCCGTACTGTCAAGATATTTGGCTGACTGTTGACCGGGAGGGAATCTTACGGACATGGATGAAGCAACGTGAGAGCGCACGGAGGGTGCCTTTGAACAGGACGGTATTGATTGGGTGGATGGATCACAGCAGTCGGCGCTGCTCTTGGATGATGACCGAATGGGGACGACAGGATATGACGTAACAGCCGACTAGATCGGATTACGTTGAGGGTCATGGCCTGAGCCTTGAGCCTTCCGGCTCGGACCAGAGGGTTGGGCGCCCTCCTATCACCTCCACCCCGCTATCCCATTGCGGTCCTTCGTAGTGCGGCTGACGAAGGGGGAGCAGGATGACGGTACATCGCACATGTGTGTTAGTCGTCGATGATGAGGAGACGGTGCGCCGTCTCATTATTGAGTATCTTGAGCAGCACGCGATTACCGTGGTGGCAGTAGAGGATGGATTGCAAGCCTTGAGGGTACTCCACGAACGTTCGTTCGATGCCGTGATTACAGATCTCTATGTGCCGTACCTTGATGGCTTTGATCTCCTCTGCCAATGTCGTCTTGTATGGCCTCAACTGCCCGTCATTCTTATGTTCGGTAGCCTCGTCGATGAGATCGTTCAGCTGGCGCTGATTGAAGGAGCTGCCGCCTGTCTACCTAAACCAATCAACACGAGGAAGCTGATCGAGGTCCTGCGTGAGGTTATCATGCGTCCCGGCTCTCTCGTGGAGGCGACAAGGGTGACCTGATCGCTATGAACGGTCTCGAACTACGATCGCCCCCAAGAGCCTCTCTCCCATCTCTTGGAGGAAGGAGCGTTATCTATGCGTATCACTGGATTGATCGTGCTAGGTGTGTGGTTGGGGGCATGCTCAGCCACCCCGATGTTTCCTCCCGCGGTGACGAAAGACGTCGAAGCCAATACGTTTGACGCCAAGGCTTGGGAGCAAGAGGCCTATCAGCTCTCGCGCACTACCTTTGTCCCGCACAAGGTGGAGTTGGCCGGTGAGATCATACGAGTCATACATCAATCGGAGCGTCTGGTCATTCTGGCCGAAGAGAGACCTCTGGATACTCGACTTGCGTCGAGCCCAACGAGCGACCAACAGGACGGCGCACCCTGGTTCGCCGTCACCTTCCAGGGGCCTGTGGAGCCAAGAATGTTGCAGGCAGGGAATCGGCTCTTTGTGATCGGCACCACGTACCAAGCCGGCCCAGAAATGTTCGGCGGCGCGCCACGGATGTTGCCCCATCTGAGAGCGCAATGCCTTCACATTTGGGATACTGAAGGAGTGAAGAACAAGTATTGGATTTCCAATTCAGGCTCGGTCCAATACCCTCCGGAAGAACGCACCATCTGTCTTGAGGCCAAGCCGTCCGGGTCATCGCCCGTGGGGAGTGACGATGAGAAGACGGTCTCCGGTGGCTCGTAGCAAAGGCTGGTTTTGATGC from Nitrospira sp. carries:
- a CDS encoding response regulator — encoded protein: MTVHRTCVLVVDDEETVRRLIIEYLEQHAITVVAVEDGLQALRVLHERSFDAVITDLYVPYLDGFDLLCQCRLVWPQLPVILMFGSLVDEIVQLALIEGAAACLPKPINTRKLIEVLREVIMRPGSLVEATRVT
- a CDS encoding Slp family lipoprotein, whose amino-acid sequence is MRITGLIVLGVWLGACSATPMFPPAVTKDVEANTFDAKAWEQEAYQLSRTTFVPHKVELAGEIIRVIHQSERLVILAEERPLDTRLASSPTSDQQDGAPWFAVTFQGPVEPRMLQAGNRLFVIGTTYQAGPEMFGGAPRMLPHLRAQCLHIWDTEGVKNKYWISNSGSVQYPPEERTICLEAKPSGSSPVGSDDEKTVSGGS